gggcaaccgccgcgtcttgcggaggaagtcgatgtggtccgcgtggacgttggagccgtcccagtctccgctgTGCTGCATGACGGCAAAAAGCTGACGAGAAAGGGTGCGGCGGCGGTGAAACCACGGCCCCGCGGCagcgaagctgcggggtagtgcgaagaTTAGTGGGACGGCACGGCGGTGAGAGGCTGCTGCgatggagagaaggaagaagaagatggcggagcgagggtgagcgtgcgagcgtctgccacTCCCCCTCTTCCCcatacttatagcctcgtgcggcgaagccgaggaggcgaggcgtggggggaacgtgggattaactgcgcccactcccccacgtcccgtgATTATAGCGCCCTAATGACGTGCAGAAACTGCCGTCGGAAGGCGAgcggcccgctttgggccacagaaaatccgcgcctgggcctaggcatgggagtggtgggccccggcctgcggcggcgtcccgtcgcgcgcgtgggctggcaggcttttttcagccggagggTGCCACGTGGCGCGCGGGCGGCCGCAACCCGGCGTGCGCACCAGCTGGCTCCCGTCTTTAGACTTCAAAAACCTCGCCGAgacggcgcacccaaccgaagccggctcctagctgctggctcttcaagataggaagctgaccgagcttctcgtcctcctctcagcctcgaagcccaaccagcttcggggactactgtcggagtaaatggccacgggtagcctaaccgactcccccgggctctctgaaaaattatcaggccgatcgagCTTTCAAGCATCCAAAGCGTAGgaccgccttcccctggccggctatctcccGAGCGGACTCCTGGAAGGCGatccggcctcaaaaaccttcctgaagagaaccacaagatggccgactccaggaagccggccccaagaggaccgactcccagaagccggccacgaagaagACCGACTCGCAGAAGCCagccaagactgcaccctcaagggttgcacccacataacggtgatgagacgggacgtggctacagtacaacctgccaccaccaaatcccggagcacgcgtggccacagtgcgccgtacgggtcggccatcccccgtccggcgcggcactgttgccatgttgaccatgacaccacccacgacaggcgccagtacggcccgcggacggcgggccccttcagccagagagacgttcgaaggcggccaagcctcccccagtcggcctggggcgtagccggctcctaatagccggctacctccctccctcgaagtatgtgcatcattaaggagacaagacgaggtaaggctacagtgagagcccgcaaggtggcggcactgtggccatgcttacctcgacaaagccctcgtcatcagcggcgaggctacagtaaccagccaccgacaagacccccaagcggtggggccggtttgtcggccaagaggccagcagccggcggtacccaccagtcggcgggccccagcggtcggcagagaagccggcgaacacagacactgacggctgggacccgcgcccagccggattaccattgtatccctggggggtaggcctatataaccccccagggcacccatgcaaagggttgatctcttagagttttagacaccacgtagagagaaaaggagagctagccttgcccttcttcttcctctatccaaacagctcaaggagcctcttgtagctacttgtattgatctagtgatcatgcggagacccgcagagcaggattaggggtgttatctccatggagagccccgaacctgggtaagattcgccgacgtgcatgtcttcgccttatcccgtttccaggcaccggcgatgtcttactggctcccacaatgataagccacccgttggcatatgtcgcacctatcAACCGACacccccctattctactgtcagtcttagtaccACGACAGATGCCAACCACACTGTGAGAGAAGGGACGAGACAAACAGAAAATATCTTCTATGCCATAAAAAAACATGAGGCGATAATCATCAGGGAGTTCCTATAATTAAAGAGGTGGAAATGTTTTGATTAAATAAAAAACTTTTTTATGGTAAAATTTTGAGTCAAATCTTATTTAGAATTCCATAAGCAAATTCGAATATCATATAGCAGCACTAATTGTTTGACTTTTTTTTAGGCAAACTAATTGTTTGAATGGAATACATTCTTTGCATCCTAAGTACAAAACTcagttttttttagaaaaccttTTTTTTAATACCCTGAGCGATGGGCCTTCAAGCCCAGCCAACGTGCAACGTGGTAACCCTAGCTCGCTCGCTCGCCCGCCCTAGGCAGGCCCAGGCCGCGCGCACAGAAAGACgacgagccgccgccgccgccgcaaactCTGTCTTCGGCCGGAGGAGGAGCGACGGCGGCATCAACTCCGTGAACCAGGTATGCCCGCCCCATCAGCTCATCGACCCCAACCCTGAAGCTCGGAGTGACAGATCTCCGATCGACCCGCAGGTCCGTCATGTCGTCGTTCGCCGGCGTATCCGTCCTGGCCGACGGCGGGCTGTGCCCGGCCACCGAGTCGTTCGTCGACGCCGGCACGGACTGCGGGTACCACCTGCTGGTGGTCCAGGACTACCGGCGCACCAAGCAGGAGGCGCCCACCGGCGACAGCATCACCTCCCGCCCTTTCACCGTCGGCGGCCACGACTGGTACCTCCACTACTACCCCAACGGCGAGAACCAGAGCTGCGCCGACTACGTTTCCCTCACCGTCTCCCGTCTCCACGACAACGAGGGGGCCGACGAGGTCGTGGATGCCAAGTGCGGGTTCAGTTTCGTCGACCAGGTCGAGAAGCAGAATCCGGTGTACATCCGTGAAACCGAAACGTGCAGCTTCCCCTTCCCCCGTTCTTCGTGGAGCTGCGACAAGTTCGTCAGGAGAGACGCCCTCGAACGATCGGCGAACCTAAGGGGTGACTGCTTCACCATCCGGTGCGACATCATGGTTGTCCGCGACACCAAGGGCGGCGACAGCGAGGTGCTCCTGCCTGACATGCACCAGCATTTCAGCGATCTCTTTCAAACCATTTGGGTGCTGATGTGACATTCGAGGTCGGTGGCTGAGACGATCGCCGCACACAGATGCGTGCTTGCTGCCCGATCTAAAGTCTTCAGGGCACAACTCTTTGGCCCCATGAAGGAGGGCAGTACTGCTACTACATCCAGTGTCATACAGATCAAAGACATGGAAGCAAGCATATTCAGAGCCCTTCTTAGCTTTGTCTACACAGACTCATTCCCTGCGATGCACGAGGACAGCATGGAGGAGGATGAAACGTCACACCTTGTGGAACATGGACAaggagaggaaactgcagaagaCAAAATGCCAGAAGCTGCGGAACAAGGACAAGGAGAGGAGGCAGTAGAGGATGAAACGCGCGTGCAATGGCTGCAGGACTTGTTTGTAGCGGCAGACAGATATGATCTCCAACGGCTCAAGTTCATCTGTGAAAAACAGCTATCTGACCTCATAGGTGTCAGCTCGGTGGCGTCCACCCTTGCCCTAGCTGAGCGGCACCACTGCCGCGGATTGAACGAGGCGTGCATTGAGTTTATCCAAGCCCAGTCTCCCTCATGTTTGCAAACAATAATGGCGACTGATGGCTGGGAGCATATAATCGCGACCTATCCCTCTGTTTTGAACGAGCTCATTGCCAAGGTGATTGCTTTGAACCAGCAGACTCTATCACTCTTTAGTTAGATCTCAAGTGACTCTGCTATGCATATGTGGGATCCTCTAGACTAGAGAGATCGTAGTCCATGTCTCTTGCTTTTTTTTTTTATCTTGTCATCTATATAATTTGCCTGTATGCTGAATCAGAAAAATCTCAACATATAGGCAAATTGTCCCTTCATGGAATGGATGGTCTGTAAATTCAAATGTTGAGTGCAAATTGATTTGGCATTGCGGCAGTGTATAACTTTCGTAGCTAGTTGTTTTATCCTCGTATATATTTATCTTCATTATTGTGTTGTATATTGTTGCTTGGTGCCTTCTCTATCATGAAAACCTTTTTGTAGCAGTTGTCAAGAAGAACAATGTTGATGTTTCCGGATAGGCATTTTATGAAGCTAGATTTAGGTGAAAGAATTTGGAAGGTAAGATAGGTCACCAAGAATACCGGTTATGTGACAGCGATAGTGTGAAATCTGTTCCAGTGCCTAGTAACCTTCTCCTGGGTGCTTAGTGTTCTCCTCGGGCTGCCCATTCCCATTTGAGAGGAAGGTCGGTGCTTGGAATGTTGCACAGTCAAATGTTGTAGCCGTGCCCTGTACCCAAAAGGATGACTCCATCTGGTATTTTGAAACACTAGAGATGATTGCTCTCAACTTCGGCAACGAAAAGATGGGTAAGCTTTGAGTGCATGGACATGGGCtatattttcttttctgtatATACTCATAACAAACATCTTTTGTTCAAATTACTTGAATCTTTGCTTGTGTTAACACAGGTACGCAATTAATTCCAAGGTAATGAGCATGTTGGTGTCTGTCAGTTTACAGGAAACCAGAGGATGTGAATCATCACCCTATCTGCTTGCATGTTCGTGAAGACTCAGTATAACTGCTCTTAATCCTTTATCCCTTCCTGCCCTATTTTCACATCTCAAATCAGACACATAGGCATAAACTTCACCAGAGGAACGAGGATATGATGGAGCACATGACCGATCATCGACACCCACCATGATCCGGCCAAGAAATTACCAACTTATGCCAAACAAAACCAAGCGCTGCACTACACTCTACAGCTCTCAGAACACAATGCTGGTGCGACCACCATTTCGAACATGCCTAAGATTGTTCCGCAAAGTCAGAATGAAGCAGCAAAGATAATATGCAACAGCCGACACATGTCGGCTCAATTTATGTTTGATACGCTTCACCATACGTACAGGATATCCGTACACTGGGAGCATAATCAATGACTAGGCTACATTTTATGAACTAACAGGCTCCTTACCAAACAAGGAGGCATCAGCGAAGATTTACAAAAAAAAAATGGAAGACGCGACAAATAGCATTTGCACCAGCACACAAAAAAGGTAGGCATGGTGACGAATCCCTGGCAAGGACCCTGCTTGAGCTTGTATCGCCTGTCAAGAATCAAAGTTCGTGTGGCCGGCCTTCTCTAGATGACTTGATCGACCCCCCTCATGGCATATGGCTTTGACCTTTCTTATCTTTCGGCAATGAACCAACCTCAACTGTGCCTTGCTCGCTTTCGGATGCATGAGGATCTGTTCCTTGTTCGATGGGGAGTGTCCTCTTGGAGCCATCAAGTGCTACACCCAGAACGATGTTATCTTCCAGGCCAGGTCTAGATTCTTTCTTAGGATTAGGAAGAGAAACTGACCCATCTCCTTGTCGCTCCGTGGCCTCGGATCCTCGAGGCTCCCCTTTACCAGCCAGAGATGCTTGTGTTGACATCCCATGATCATTCTTGCTATTCTTCATTGGACCATCTTCTGACACCATCTTTTTCTGTTCCTTCTTGTCAGAGTTGCTTACACTAGCACTATCTGGTGAACCTACCCTGGTCTCAGCCGATGCGCTTGTCTTCACTCTCTGATCTTCACGTGAGGTTGATCTAGATTTAGGCTTGCCTTCACTGACCTTTGCAGAGGTGTCAATCAGAAGTGGACGGCCACGTACACGAGTGTACATCTCCTCTCCAAAAGGAATGTTATCTATGTCTGCATTGCCATATGATTTCTGGACCGTTCGAGTTTGGGTGGCAAGCCTTGCCCTGTGATGGCCAATTATTCTAagaaaatccaacaaaacttcctCCTGTTGTGTATTGGAACATCAAACACATTCTATCAGTGTTTCGAGTGATATCTAAATGCTGATAAAATAAACACAAATGGTGCAAAAATGGCTTCTATGCTTCTCCTGTCAAACTTCATCTACAAACAAAATGGAAGAACTCCTATGTAGTCCTCCCTATTAATATCAGAGAGGAAATGATAAATGAAGTAGTACCACATAGTGAACAGATCAGGGGTTCAGGACTCATTTGGAGTAATCACTGATGCTATGGATAGATTCATGCAAATATCATGTGGATGTTTCAAATTTAAGGCTCAGGGTTGAAGTCTTCACAAAGCAGGATGACAGGTAGACAACTGCAACGTCCCCATAGCAACCAAACTTTACAGGGAGGACCGGAACCAAACAGAATGAGCAAGGTTTGGCGATTGGCTCGCAATATTATGTGCAATAATCATGCTGCATGTCTCCATGATTTTTATCCCATTTTTACCAAGTTTGCGCACATATCCAGTTCAAAAATAATAATTACGCACCATATCACTTCTATGTGATACTTGTTTAGATTTTCTAGTAGCACGCGGCTCACGACACTAGTTGATGCTATGAATTTTAGTGTACATCGGAAAAAGTAGAGCCAGCTGCAGTTTTTATACTCCGCTCATTATCAACTTGTCATCCTGATTGGTGTTTCAAGGCAGTTATATGTATTTTTGTTTCATGATTAGGAAAAATGATTCCATGTGGTTTATCACTGGTTTCCATAAGTAACTGGTCAAAATCCAGTTCTCGCCAACTGGTGAGAATCAGACTCAATGGATCAGAATGTTTTGTACAGCTGATTCTATCTTTACGAACACTACCGAGCTAGAAAATAATGTTCTTGACAGAACTTGTACATTTTAGCACAAAACATGCATATGTCAAACAAAATATGTGCCCGTTATCTATTGAAGAGCAGAATATATAGCATCCTATACAGATATGTTACCTGGACATTCAGATACTCCTCAAGATGTGAAGTCTTCACAAAGCAGGATACGTAAATCTACAGGACAACACAACAAAATGATACCAACCTTAGATATTTAGGAGTTCAGGACTAATGTAAAATTGGAAGTAATAGAATAGAAGAATGTGTAATATTTTAAAGAATTTAAACAAATAGATGCATGAGCATGAAATGAAGAATCTTGACACCAGTTAAACGCAAAGGCAAGAAAGTAGATGTGAAAATAGAAAGGAAAAGAAACAACCACCCACTAACATACATTTTTTTACTACCTATACCTACATCCATCTTCCATAAAACTGGACAACTTACATGTTAGGAGTTTAAGGATTTTCACGCTGAAGTGTTGCCGGTGTAAAATTGATCGGTCTGTTTTAGATTTTGCACTAAAACTATAGCTGCAAATTTTGAGGAGAGCTGAATGAAATTGAATAATAGCCTATTATCACAGGGTTTCGATCAGTTCCTAGCTTAGTAATACTACCTCTGTACcaaaatataagacatttttgtAGGTTAAACTAGCCTACAAgaacgtcttatattttgatacagAGGTAGTAGGGAGACACCTATTGAGCATATTTTAAACAAGGTAAACAACAAGAACGCTCTGGCCAGTGGCCAACCAAGGTGTCCCACACTCATGATACAATGCTTCAAAACGGGTGATCATGCACTAGCATTTACATTTAAAAAACTGAATTACTTATAATAAATAAAGTACCATGAGAGCTTGGGTCGTTTCGTCAATTTTCTCAAAAAATACTCTTCTATGTAGCCTCTGTTGTTCTATATTCTGATTTTTAGCCAAGACTTTCCTCATGTCCGCAACAATTATCTGCCAAAGGAAAACAGAGAGACCGGTTAAAGTTAGGTTACCATATAATGAAAGAAGTAGAAGAGAGAGGTGTAATGTGCGAGACTGATTCAAAGCTGTTACACTAATTTTTCCAGCATCCATGTGGCTTATCGCAAGATAGCTCTTAATACGCCAGTGGCTCCTTCGACTGTTATTTCTCACTATGGACACTGTGAACTTATGGTTAGGAATGTATATAGCTTCTTTGTCGTCACCTCTAAGAACTGTTGGAGACCACATACCAACACGCTGAAAATCAAATTAGTTTAAGTTAGTGTGATGACAAGATGAAGCATCAACAAAATTTGGTATGAGCGTGCAACTAGTATCAGACTATCAGTACATAAAAACAAAACCATGTATCGTGGAAGAAATAACTACATACTCAGATGACTATTGTTTAAATACGCACATAAAATGAAACAAACAGAACAGCATATCCACAGTAAATGAGAAATAGTTCAAGAAGACATCGACCTCAACAACACCAGTGATCTCAACACCATCTATGTTTGCAGTGATCCATTCATTCACAATAAATGGGCGTGAGGCGTTGATCATAACACTCGAGATGAAGTTAGTCAAAATCTGCAACGAATTGGGATTAGCCCTATTTTAGCGCTATCGCACAAGATTATACTATCAATACAAAAGTTCTGTAGTACCTCACGACCAGCAAGCGTAAGCAATACTGTCCCAAAACCTCCAGCAGTTATCCACTTCTTGGTATTGACACCCAGCAACTCCATGAAGAGAGAAAGAGCAGCAATCCAAATGCCAGTATAGATAGCTTTCACGGTAAAATCCAAACCCATCTGCAAGAAACAAAGTTCAATAAGTGCTACTACAACACGAAGAAAATTAAGGAGGAAAACAAAGTTATAAGAAGCAAAATAAAAATAGAGGATATCTTGATTGTACAACTGAGAAGTTTAAAATGCAATCACAATAACAGAGTTCAATTCAAGCTAACAAGTACATGCTTTTGCCATCAGATTTGTTTCATAAGAAATATATGCCTGGAATAAAGAGACCATGGAAAACCTTGAAATAATAAATTCTACACTATTTCACGATCATAACACCCCtcccccccaaccccccccccccccccccccaacccacCCAAAAAAAAGCCGCTAAGAATAACTAAAGGAAATAATGGAAAAAACTTCTTTGAGCAAACTACCACATAATCTCCGGCCCACCTGTTTAGTATGTCTTCCATCATTTATGTATGGTATACGTATGAGACGTGAAAACTGAGAGAAGGGATGCATACATGCATATAAGATGCATGTGTGCTGCATATACAGACATCGGGATGATGCTTGTGTATGCATAATTCTAGTGTACGGAGTACCTAATCAAGTTGCATACCTGCGCTCAGGTCATGCATGCTTGCTTACATGCACCAAGCTGACCGAACATCAGCGGATTCCCTAAAGGCTAAAGGTTGTCCGTTTGCACCCCCTAGGTGGGGTACCTATTGCTTGTTCATGAAAAATAAAATGTATTTCCTACATGTTCCTTAAAAAATGGCTTATATCAGTAAGATCGAAATCAAGTTGATAGAACTATAGCAGGTTTGAATAATGTAAAGAGGTTCTAGCTATATTATAAGAAAAATGATCTTACTTTTTTTGTGTCATTGGGGTTACGTACATCCACTAGGAATTTATGTACCTGCTGAATCAAGCTAAAAGAAGATAAACCATGTTAGTACCTCCCAGGCTTTTTCATTTGACTCTAGTGAAATGCTGATTCATTGAACTAACTATCAAACAATCAGCAAGCTTGAGAATGTATCATGTGCACCTTGTAAGGACATATGCAATAGCCAGGACGGTAGATAAAGATCTCACAAAAGTTACAAGACGCGTTTTAACAGCTTGGCTTGCTGATGAACGTAGCACAACTGGATCCAAACCCCTGTAAGGCCGAGTGTGAGCAAAGAACAGAAATCTGCAACTGATACACAGCTAAAAATTCTGAGGCTGCAATATCGATCAGCTAAAAATTTTGAGGCTGCAATATCGATC
This sequence is a window from Aegilops tauschii subsp. strangulata cultivar AL8/78 chromosome 7, Aet v6.0, whole genome shotgun sequence. Protein-coding genes within it:
- the LOC109761815 gene encoding mechanosensitive ion channel protein 2, chloroplastic isoform X1 → MLYVPCRHRASGAKSFALPVSWKEIPLVKSTSSVLARSCDSLLANPVTALVAPAVGIIVFALWGFLPLVKDIRNRIDHGGNWKQSPTYLISRSCLQPLLLWTGATLICRGLDPVVLRSSASQAVKTRLVTFVRSLSTVLAIAYVLTSLIQQVHKFLVDVRNPNDTKKMGLDFTVKAIYTGIWIAALSLFMELLGVNTKKWITAGGFGTVLLTLAGREILTNFISSVMINASRPFIVNEWITANIDGVEITGVVERVGMWSPTVLRGDDKEAIYIPNHKFTVSIVRNNSRRSHWRIKSYLAISHMDAGKISIIVADMRKVLAKNQNIEQQRLHRRVFFEKIDETTQALMIYVSCFVKTSHLEEYLNVQEEVLLDFLRIIGHHRARLATQTRTVQKSYGNADIDNIPFGEEMYTRVRGRPLLIDTSAKVSEGKPKSRSTSREDQRVKTSASAETRVGSPDSASVSNSDKKEQKKMVSEDGPMKNSKNDHGMSTQASLAGKGEPRGSEATERQGDGSVSLPNPKKESRPGLEDNIVLGVALDGSKRTLPIEQGTDPHASESEQGTVEVGSLPKDKKGQSHMP
- the LOC109761815 gene encoding mechanosensitive ion channel protein 2, chloroplastic isoform X3 — translated: MSLQKHLFRVANYLYLLHALIFHITFFLNITYTASVLPQNLHNLENKYVASGLFYWCGVSTQTRCPARRAPPTERTPGASTGVKAAEFHQKRKEKKRQKCSRSNRDPPPPPERHSQTATATAPRRRALSPPKHGRPSTSKHGGNWKQSPTYLISRSCLQPLLLWTGATLICRGLDPVVLRSSASQAVKTRLVTFVRSLSTVLAIAYVLTSLIQQVHKFLVDVRNPNDTKKMGLDFTVKAIYTGIWIAALSLFMELLGVNTKKWITAGGFGTVLLTLAGREILTNFISSVMINASRPFIVNEWITANIDGVEITGVVERVGMWSPTVLRGDDKEAIYIPNHKFTVSIVRNNSRRSHWRIKSYLAISHMDAGKISIIVADMRKVLAKNQNIEQQRLHRRVFFEKIDETTQALMIYVSCFVKTSHLEEYLNVQEEVLLDFLRIIGHHRARLATQTRTVQKSYGNADIDNIPFGEEMYTRVRGRPLLIDTSAKVSEGKPKSRSTSREDQRVKTSASAETRVGSPDSASVSNSDKKEQKKMVSEDGPMKNSKNDHGMSTQASLAGKGEPRGSEATERQGDGSVSLPNPKKESRPGLEDNIVLGVALDGSKRTLPIEQGTDPHASESEQGTVEVGSLPKDKKGQSHMP
- the LOC109761815 gene encoding mechanosensitive ion channel protein 2, chloroplastic isoform X5 codes for the protein MAVGMTSHLFQGGTTTSRFSQINKFRGQDLLVQNVLDRSYRPMLYVPCRHRASGAKSFALPVSWKEIPLVKSTSSVLARSCDSLLANPVTALVAPAVGIIVFALWGFLPLVKDIRNRIDHGGNWKQSPTYLISRSCLQPLLLWTGATLICRGLDPVVLRSSASQAVKTRLVTFVRSLSTVLAIAYVLTSLIQQVHKFLVDVRNPNDTKKMGLDFTVKAIYTGIWIAALSLFMELLGVNTKKWITAGGFGTVLLTLAGREILTNFISSVMINASRPFIVNEWITANIDGVEITGVVERVGMWSPTVLRGDDKEAIYIPNHKFTVSIVRNNSRRSHWRIKSYLAISHMDAGKISIIVADMRKVLAKNQNIEQQRLHRRVFFEKIDETTQALMIYVSCFVKTSHLEEYLNVQEEVLLDFLRIIGHHRARLATQTRTVQKSYGNADIDNIPFGEEMYTRVRGRPLLIDTSAKVSEGKPKSRSTSREDQRVKTSASAETRVGSPDSASVSNSDKKEQKKMVSEDGPMKNSKNDHGMSTQASLAGKGEPRGSEATERQGDGSVSLPNPKKESRPGLEDNIVLGVALDGSKRTLPIEQGTDPHASESEQGTVEVGSLPKDKKGQSHMP
- the LOC109761815 gene encoding mechanosensitive ion channel protein 2, chloroplastic isoform X4, with the protein product MAVGMTSHLFQGGTTTSRFSQINKFRSPEKRCSLSLPSTSLPFVAYGQDLLVQNVLDRSYRPMLYVPCRHRASGAKSFALPVSWKEIPLVKSTSSVLARSCDSLLANPVTALVAPAVGIIVFALWGFLPLVKDIRNRIDHGGNWKQSPTYLISRSCLQPLLLWTGATLICRGLDPVVLRSSASQAVKTRLVTFVRSLSTVLAIAYVLTSLIQQVHKFLVDVRNPNDTKKMGLDFTVKAIYTGIWIAALSLFMELLGVNTKKWITAGGFGTVLLTLAGREILTNFISSVMINASRPFIVNEWITANIDGVEITGVVERVGMWSPTVLRGDDKEAIYIPNHKFTVSIVRNNSRRSHWRIKSYLAISHMDAGKISIIVADMRKVLAKNQNIEQQRLHRRVFFEKIDETTQALMIYVSCFVKTSHLEEYLNVQEEVLLDFLRIIGHHRARLATQTRTVQKSYGNADIDNIPFGEEMYTRVRGRPLLIDTSAKVSEGKPKSRSTSREDQRVKTSASAETRVGSPDSASVSNSDKKEQKKMVSEDGPMKNSKNDHGMSTQASLAGKGEPRGSEATERQGDGSVSLPNPKKESRPGLEDNIVLGVALDGSKRTLPIEQGTDPHASESEQGTVEVGSLPKDKKGQSHMP
- the LOC109761815 gene encoding mechanosensitive ion channel protein 2, chloroplastic isoform X2, producing MLYVPCRHRASGAKSFALPVSWKEIPLVKSTSSVLARSCDSLLANPVTALVAPAVGIIVFALWGFLPLVKDIRNRIDHGGNWKQSPTYLISRSCLQPLLLWTGATLICRGLDPVVLRSSASQAVKTRLVTFVRSLSTVLAIAYVLTSLIQQVHKFLVDVRNPNDTKKMGLDFTVKAIYTGIWIAALSLFMELLGVNTKKWITAGGFGTVLLTLAGREILTNFISSVMINASRPFIVNEWITANIDGVEITGVVERVGMWSPTVLRGDDKEAIYIPNHKFTVSIVRNNSRRSHWRIKSYLAISHMDAGKISIIVADMRKVLAKNQNIEQQRLHRRVFFEKIDETTQALMIYVSCFVKTSHLEEYLNVQEEVLLDFLRIIGHHRARLATQTRTVQKSYGNADIDNIPFGEEMYTRVRGRPLLIDTSAKVSEGKPKSRSTSREDQRVKTSASAETRVGSPDSASVSNSDKKEQKKMVSEDGPMKNSKNDHGMSTQASLAGKGEPRGSEATERQGDGT